Genomic segment of Anguilla rostrata isolate EN2019 chromosome 13, ASM1855537v3, whole genome shotgun sequence:
CCCTCGCCCAACGGCACAGTCCCAGAATTCACAATTAGCCTGAAGTTCTGCTTTGTGGTGTTCCGAGGACACACAGCTTACAGGGTCGCTGGCATGGCGTACACTTTACGAGACTTCACTTTTGTCGGCctgatggcggcggcggcagtgTACGTGATGCTGGTCCTGCATCGGCACCGCCAGCAGGTTCAGGGCCTGCAGGGGGCCGGCCGGAAGACGGAGGAGGCATCGCGTGCCGTCCTGCTGCTCGTGAGCACGTATGTGGTGCTGTTCGGCTTGGACAACGCGTTGTGGTTCTCCTCGACCTTCATCACTCACGAGCACCCGGCCGTCACCGACACACGCGTCTTCGTCGCCTCCTGCTACTCCAGCATCAGTCCTGTGCTCATCATAGCCACCAACAAGAAGCTGGCCACCTACTTTCAGTGCAGCTCCAAACGCAAGACAGCAGAAAACATCCCCAACAGCACAGAGACCAAGGCTTCGCTGGTTACAATAACACAATGAGGATGTTGAAGAGTGGAATTTcgggaggtagggagggggaAAGGCTGTCTTCTCTACTGGTGTAATCTATGCTGTCATAatactattttaataaatgtgtaataaatttTAACAAAAGAATGTggtgaaattctttttttaaaaagcgatTTGATTCAAGTGTATTTTATATGCTTCCCATGCTCttacatgtgtatgtacagtatatacataaaCCATTTACAAGAAAATGTACGTACTATATattaattaagaataaaatattcaaattaaagtgcttgaaataaatgtattactgAAGGAAGTGAATTTTCCTTGTATATAATCAAAGTCCTGGCCTGTTTTCGAGTCTTGAGCTTGAATATTGTCTGACAGACTCTGATGTCATTACACCTGCTGATTAAATGCTCCTTTGATTTCAACCTGattataatacatttcttaCACATTGATGCATTAATAGTAGAATGGGAACTGGCAGTGAGAGATCTGGACGTGCTGATTCACTGTGGAATGGCCCATGCACTACAGCCTCACTGATAGGTGTTACAAATGCATCATTACATCCTGTGTGCATGtcttgcatgtgcatgtgcgcatgtctgtgcatgcgtgtttcaGTCTTGTTCAAAGCTTTTAAATGATATTAAGCACTATTAATGAAACGCCTTGGGGTTCATATAAACTCTGCTTAATTCAGAGTGCACGTCATATGCTAGTATAATTTctgacagtcttttttttttaggtatgAGAACCATGTGATTTTTCTTCTAGTGTAAATGCATCTTTGCTTCCAAGCTTGAGCTGTCCAATAGAAATACATTAAGTGAATTTTCCAGATTCCCAAAATCCAGACATTTAAATTTCCATAGCCATTGAGTAGATACTCTGATTCGGAGGACTTAGACATCATTgaacatacaatccatttatgcagctggatatgcACTGAAGTAAATCAGTCTATCAAGTCTGCTGCTGGAAAGCACACATCATgctgcacatgcgcacacaacatgtaaactgcacacacaggtttccTAATGCACAggtccccccccacacccccccaccccacacatcCCCTTTTGAGATTTTTGCACTCCGTGATCAGTAAGGTTAGGTTCATTCCTctcacaaatatacatataacacaATATCGAGCTTGTTAGGGGTATTCATTATCTTAATGAGatttaaacaacacaaattcCCTGGGCAATCATTCATATTTTCAGGGAACTCAAATTGGCAGAGCTCACTTTTAAATCTATAGGACGACCACACTGAAGATGCTAAATTGAAAACAGCAAGCCAAGAAATGTGATAAACTCTCACTGTCGTCTCATCAGTAATTAACCTAAAGAATGAATCGCATGCAGGTGAAACATTCGAGGGGCTTCCAGACAGCAGGGGAGCAAATGACTGGTACTCCCACAGCTCATAATTAAAACAACTGGCGTCTGGAAGCTTGTAATTACCTGTGGTGCAGCTATTTGAGAGGTTGTTTCAGGGGGGGCCAAGGACCAGTCAAGCAGGGCACTGGAAAATCATTTTCCATCAACAGCCATTTTCATTGGCTCAGGGGGCCCACATGGGGTTAGCCAATCACACCAgtatccaccccccacccccccagacaCAACTTTGGCCTGCAGGCCTTTTAagtttcaatacatttttaaatgcagtttaacaATAGTTaacaatataaaacatgcaaaatgtgTTCTTGTAAGGATTTAGAGAAattgtaaaaaattatttgtgacGTTTCATGGttgcaaatacatttaattctgtTCATGGTCAGACTAAGAAATGTTAtaacagataaataataaaaaggttaatgTCATTAATTTAAATATCAATACCTTCAGCGCCAGTGCAGTAGGAGCCACCTTAGTACATATGCGTCAAACTCCATTCCTGGAGGACCCCagagtctgctggctttcagtgtgtttcagtaccAGATATTCATTAAAGTGAACAGGGTGTGTAAATTACACAGCTCCCACAGCCTGTTCTCAGGGCCTTAGCTGGCTGCAGATTTaatggaaaccacaaatacctgcagacactacagcagtaaataaataaataaataaataaatattagccctccaggactgggatTTGACACCCTTGCCTCAGTGGAATTTAAGCTGTGACCAGTGTAGGCCAGGGCATTATCCAACCTGTCTTTTCCATAGAAAAAACTGTGCAACTGCTAAAGATCCCAAAGACTGCTCTTCACAAAGCCATGCAGCTGTTTGTGTCATTACCGTTCTGCAAAATTACCCACAAATTCACACAGCTAAGG
This window contains:
- the LOC135237715 gene encoding olfactory receptor class A-like protein 1, with product MEVRLALKAFGFIVLDVVGIPGNLAVFLLFCHLLVAQGHMAHNELILSQLVLANLMVTLCQGIPQVLTALEISMIFSDQACKAIIFIYRVGRAMSITTTSLLSSYQCVVIAPPNPGWTWLKRWLPGHLPHAIVFLYGLNMVVYSTSILFAQGPSPNGTVPEFTISLKFCFVVFRGHTAYRVAGMAYTLRDFTFVGLMAAAAVYVMLVLHRHRQQVQGLQGAGRKTEEASRAVLLLVSTYVVLFGLDNALWFSSTFITHEHPAVTDTRVFVASCYSSISPVLIIATNKKLATYFQCSSKRKTAENIPNSTETKASLVTITQ